TGCCTCTGATGAACAAGCCGTTCCCGCTTCGCCTCGCCATCCTGTTCACCGCAGTATGGGCCGGGCTCGCCGCCGTGTTCGCTGTAATCGACCTTCCGCTCGCCATCGCCGTCTACAATCCAGCCTCCGAATGGGGACTGTTCCTCCAGACGTACGGGGAGCATCCGACCGTATTCCTTGTGTGGCTGGCTGCACAGGTGCCGCTTAGCCTGTCGCGCTTCCTGACACCGCCGCTTCGACTCGCGAGCCGACTGCTACTGTACACCGTCTCCCTCGCAGCGGGCTATGCACTCGTGCTGATGACCGTCCAGCGCGCGATGCATGCTCATCTGTCCATCATAGGGGTGATACTTGTCCTGCTAGCCGTACTGACGCTCACTCTGCTCGTGCAAGCCGCCTTGACGCGTGTGCAGCCCGATCGCCTGAAGCAGCTTCACCGGGCCGCTTGGCTGACGCTGCTCCTCTTCGGCGCTGAGCTGGCGCTCGTTCACCTGCTGAAGCTCGGCTGGGGACGCATCCGCTTCCGCGATCTGCTGCCCGATCACTCGAACTTCACGAGCTGGTACGTGCCGATGGGACCGACAGGCGGCCGTTCATTCCCGTCCGCACATTCCTCGAACAGCTGGGCGCTGCTGACGCTGCCCGCAATGGTAGCTGCGCTCCACGCAAGCCTATCCTTCCGCTGGGCCGCTTGGATCTTCGCCATCGGCTGGGCGTCGCTCACCAGCCTCAGCCGCGTCGTCATCGGTGCTCACTTCGCCTCCGACGTCCTGTTCGGCGCCTGTATCACGATCACGCTGCTCGTCCTGCTGCAGCGCTGCCTGCCCCTGCATCGCGACCTTACGCCGACCAGCAAGCAGCGTTCCTCAGACGGACCACAGTCTGCGCACACCGCCGTATACGCAACAAGGCTAGAGACAACGGGGGGGAATCCCTCCGCTCCTCTAGCCTTCCGGCCTTAGTCCCTTCCCGATTAATACCCGTCCGTCTGTTGCCCGGACTTGCCCGCGATGTCTGCACCGTCACGGTTCGCCGACGAGCCGAGATGTCCCATGTCGGCCTTCGCCTCGACGAGCCCCTCAGACACACGGCGACCGTAGTCTGCATCGGCATTCGTCAAGTATTCAATCATCTTCTGTTGAATGTGCGGCTGGCATACCTTCAGCGCATCGACCAGATTCATAATGAGCTCGTCGCGCTCCCAAGCCTCGAGCTTGCGGTACGTATCACCCGCCTGTCCGAAGTCGTTCGTGCGGCTGAGCTTCTCCCGTACTAGCTTCGCGTTGTACATCGGCTCATGCGGCTTGCCGCCCGGAGCTGCCTCCTGCAAGCCTCCTAGCGAGGACGGCTCGTAGTTGACATGCGGGTTCTGACCTGGAGCGCGGTCCACCGTGAACTCCATCTGACCGCCGCGCTGATTCGTCGCGATGTGCGTCTTCGGCGCATTGATCGGCAGCTGCAGATAGTTCGTGCCGACGCGATAGCGCTGTGTATCCGAGTAGGAGAACGTCCGCCCCTGCAGCAGCTTGTCGTCGGAGAAGTCAAGGCCGTCCACCAACACGCCTGTACCGAATGCCACCTGCTCCACCTCGTTGAAGTAATCGGCCGGGTTGCGGTCGAGCACCATTTTACCGACGGGTAGGAACGGGAACTTCTCATGATCCCACAGCTTCGTCGGGTCGAGCGGGTCGAAGTCGAGCTCCGGATGCTCGTCATCGCTCATGATCTGTACACAGAGCTCCCACTCCGGATAGTCGCCGCGCTCGATCGACTCGTACAGATCCTGCGTTGCATGACTCGTGTTCTTCGCCTGAATCGCTTCAGCCTCCTGCTGCGTCAAGTTCTTAATGCCTTGCTTGATCGGCTCCCAGTGATACTTGACCAGCACCGCCTGACCGTCTGCATTGACCCACTTGTATGTATTGACGCCCGAGCCCTGCATCTGACGATAGTTGGCAGGAATGCCCCAGGGCGAGAACAGGAACGTCACCATATGCGTCGCCTCCGGCGTGTTCGACAGGAAGTCGAACATACGCTCTGGATTTTGCAGATTCGTCACCGGATCTGGCTTGAACGCATGCACCATGTCCGGGAACTTCAGCGGATCGCGGATGAAGAAGATCTTCAGATTGTTGCCGACCAGATCCCAGTTGCCGTCCTCGGTGTAGAACTTCGTCGCGAACCCGCGCGGGTCGCGGAACGTCTCGGGCGAATGACCGCCGTGTACGACCGTGGAGAAGCGAACGAATACCGGCGTGCGCTTGCCCGTCTCCTGGAACAGCTTCGCGCGCGTATACTTCGACACCGGCTCGCTGCCGACCTTGCCGTACGCCTCGAAGTAGCCGTGCGCCCCTGCGCCGCGTGCATGGACGACGCGCTCGGGAATGCGCTCACGGTCGAAGTGTGAAATTTTCTCAATATAATGATAATTCTCCAGCACAGACGGGCCCCGGTTGCCTACCGTGCGAATGTGCTGATTGTCCGAGATCGGGTGACCTTGCCGATTCGTTAAGGTCATCTCCTTCGTATCCTTCTCCATAGCTCGCTTCATCCCCCTTTAGCTTATCCTTAGTACGATTTACCAGTTGAGGAAAAAGTATTCGCATATGCACCCCTAATTTGTAATCCTCACACGAAACTATTAAAATGAAAGAGGGTTGCAAATTTTTTCCGTGAGGTGGTAACGATGAGTCCATTGCTGTCTGCACTTAACCAACAAATTGCAAACTGGTCCGTTCTGTACATCAAGCTGCACAATTACCACTGGTACGTGAAGGGCAATCAATTCTTTACTCTGCATGTCAAGTTCGAAGAGCTATATAATGAAGCCGCGCTTCATATCGACGAGCTAGCCGAGCGTATGCTGGCGCTTCGCGGTGAGCCTGTGGCAACGATGAAGGGCTGTCTGGAGCTTGCCTCCGTACAAGAGGCTGCTGGCGGCGAGGACGCGAACGGTATGGTCGCGAGCATCGTGAAGGACTTCGAGGTGCTTCTTGGCGAGCTGAAGGCCGGCATGGAGCTTGCAGACCAAGAGGGAGACGAGACGACTGGAGACATGTTCCTAGCGATCTACTCGTCCCTGGAGAAGCATACGTGGATGCTGTCCGCTTACCTCGGATAGCTTCATACGCGGTACAACGCCGAACAAGCTGATAAGTCGCCCGAACAGGTCGTCATAGCGATATAAGTTGAACAAGCCGCCGTCATCCCGAATCGGGAGACGGCGGCTTGCTCGTGTTGTATAGCTTGCGGAGTGCTTAGCTGCCTCGGCACGCCCCAGAGTAACAAGAAGCTCGTGAGCTGTCACGATCCCCTCGCCTTACGTATTCTAATGTAACGGCAACCGAACCGTGACCCGCGTCCCCGCTCCAAGCTCGCTCTGTACCTCGATGTCACCTTGATGATGCTCAACAAGCTGCTTGACCATGAACAGACCAATGCCTTGACCTCCACGCTGGTCGTTCGTCTTCTCATACTTCTGGAACAGTCTGACGAGTTGATCGTCCGACATGCCGCAGCCTTGGTCGATCGTCTCGAGTACAAGCTCCCCTCCTGCGCAATATGCCTTGAACTGAACCGTCCGGCCCTCGTCGCTATACTTGATCGCGTTGCTCAATATGTTCGAGATAATGAGCTTGAAGCCGGTCGCGTTGCTCATCAGCTTCTCCCAGCCTTGAAGCTGCACCTCGTGCAGCAGCTGAATATTTTGCGTACGCGCCTTAATCGACATGACCTCGATCACCTGCAGCACGAGCTCCTTCGGAAGCGTCAGCTTGCGCCTCCATAGCGCCTCTGTCGAGAGCATCTGCTCTGTGCTGATAATATGTGAAATCTCATTGTCGATCAGCTCCACATAGTCGCCGATCTGCTTCAGCCTCTCCTGGTCCTGCGGCTCGCTCACCTTGTTCATCAGCAGGCGGGAATACGCCTTAATGACAGTCAGCGGATTGCGCACCTCGTGAGAGACGACATGCACGAAGTCGAGCTTCTGCTTATAGAGGTCCATCTGCGATTCCAGCTCCGCTTGGGCCGACAGCTCCGGGAACAGGACGGAATGACTCAACGAGTGCTTATGCCGATACAGCGTAGAGAGCACCAGCGCATCGTCTGTCATTAAGTACGGATGCGTCTCCATACATGCCAGCTGGATCGAGGCTGACACATGGTTCGCATTGTAGCAGCATACGGTGATGAAGCCGAGCTCGCTGAGCGTAATATCGCACTTATCCTCATAGTGAGAGATCTTCTCAGCCATTCCCTCCTGATCCTGCCAGCCGACCTGTCCCCACATTCTCACTTCAATGCGCTTCTCCAGATACGGTGCAATGATGTCACCCAGATTGTTCAACACCCGTTCATATCGGAAGTCCTCGTATGTCTCATAAAATTCCACTTGATTAATATACCGAACATAGTGCGTGATCAGCTCAGGCTCTACCATCAATTCGAGCTTCTGTAGCATAATGGTGTACATGTCTATCGTCTCAATCACGATGATATAATGCTCTAATTCAATGCCCTTCACTATAAAATCAACCGCATGCTGAATATATTTGTCCACCTGCTTGAAAAAATACAAGACGTGTGAGCCATTCTGTACGTGCAGCTTGTTCGTCAAGGGGATGCTGGCCTGCAGAGCCATCGTTCGTCCTCCTCTGTCTTCATCTCATGATCCTCTAAATTATAGAGTAAATAAAGGAAAATTCAATTATTTTGTTCAGTTCTCCTTCCATACAACGTATCAACTCTGTGATCTCTCTCCAATTCTTCTATTATCTCGCAGTTATTTACTTGCTCATCCTGCTATTTATCAGCGATAATAGAAGGTAAAAAGAACTAGAGCAGGAGAACGGTATGGCTCCCATCGTCTACAACGAACTCGAATTGTACAGGAATGCATTCTTATATGACTCCGTAGGCAAGGCTATCGTCAATTACAACGGCGATTGGGTCAAGGTGAACGCTTCCTTCTGCCGTTTACTTGGATATTCGGAGAGGGAGCTTCAGGACACCAACTTCTACGAACTCTTCTTTAAGGAGCCGTCGGTAGGGCTCTTGAATGAAATATTCGAGAACGATAATGAATATATCGAGCTGGAGCTTCACTTTGAGCCAGTTACTGACAAGCCCATCTGGCTCATGATGGTCATTACACTGATCGGACTTGCCCATAAGCCGCATCACTTTATTGTGCAAATTATGGACATTACCGCGCGCAAAAGCTATGAACGTAAAATTCACCGCATGAATACCGAAATCAATCTTATCCTCGATTCGGTGAATGAAGGCATCTTCGGCTTCGATACGAATACAAGCTCGATATACTGGAACCAAGCAGCAGAGCGGATGACAGGCTTTCGCAAGGAGGAGATCTCATTCGATAGACTGCACGATCTCATTCACCATACGAATTGGGAAGGCGAGCACCTGGAGATGAAGGACTGTCCAATCTTCACGGCCATTCAGCAGGGCGATCGCCTCTACTTGCCTAACGAGCTATTCTGGCATAAGGACGGCTCCAGCTTCCCGGTAGAGGTTGCGGTCAATCCGATTATAGACAACGACGTGCACGTCGGGTCCGTCATTACGTTCACCGACATCTCCGAGCGTATGAAGTCGAAGGAGCTGCTCATTCGCTCTGAGAAGCTCTCCATTGCTGGTCAGCTCGCCGCAGGCATCGCACACGAAATCCGCAATCCGCTTACTTCCCTTAAAGGCTTCATCCGCTTAATCCAAAGCTCGGATTCGCCCTCCAAGCAACGCTTCTACTTAAATATTATGGACGAGGAGCTTCACCGCATCGAGCATATATTAAGTGAGCTGCTCATGCTGGCGAAGCCGCAATCTACCTGCTTCAGCTTCTCTGATCTGTCAGAGACGATTCAACAGGTCGTCTCCTTGCTTCAGCCGCAGGCGCTGCTCAAAAATATGGAGCTGATCTATTGCCCCCAGGCAGCTCGAAGCGAAATTTATTGCGACCCGAACCAGATCAAGCAAGTCATCATTAACTTGATCAAAAATGCGATGGAAGCATCGGCAGAGGATACAACGATTCGCATCACGCTATGCTCGGACGATACAAGCGTGTACGTCTCTGTTCAGGACGAAGGTCCTGGGATGACCCAAGAGCTGATGGACAAGCTGGGCGAGCCGTTCGTGACGACGAAGGAACGGGGTACTGGTCTTGGTCTCATGGTTAGCTACTCCATTATCCGCAACCACCAAGGCACCATAGACGTGTCCAGCACTGTCGGCGAAGGAACGACCTTCACCATATCGCTTCCGTTCGAGCAAGTAACCCAAGATTAAGAAGCCTCCGACCCGCAGGTCAGAGGCATGCTCATGATCATGATTTGTCTGTAAACGTCATCGATGCCAACGCGTCCTGAAGCTGCTTCCACCGCTCCTCCGTCCGGACCGCATCGTTAATCTCGATCGTTACACTATACACGACACCGTTCTTCTCGAACACATAATCGTTCTGGGTATATGGAACATTGCGGCTCTTGTAGTGGGTGACGAGCTTCGTCACCTTCGTACCGAACAGCTGCTCCTCGGTCTTCGTATATTTGTATTCCGCATCTGCTTCCGCGTTCTTCTTGTAGCTCTTCTCTACGCTGTTGATCTCCTCTTGCAGTCCGATCTGATCATCAGCCGCAATCGTCAGACTGCCGCCCTCGAAGCTGAACAGCTTCATGTACGTGTCGGTGTCATCATCCTCGTAATCGAACCACGCCTCCGGCGTCTTGATCGCGTATCGATACTTCGTATTGGTATAGGTCAGCGTACGGTTGGCATCGAGCAGATCGTCCTCGTCTTGAATATAACCAAGCGATCGGTTGTACGCCTCCTTCGGGAATCGGATCGAATCCCGAAGCTCGCCCAGCGCCTGATCCACCTCTTGCTCATCGGCATCCTCGGAGTAAGTAAGCGCGAGCTCATACTTGTACTTATCCTTCAAGATGTATAGCGTATGTACGTGCTGCCACTTGTCGCCCATCGAGTACGAATACCGGTTCTCAAGCGCGCTGCTATCCGCAATCTCACTCTTGACGATCCCCTTCACCTTGCGGTAAGCAGGAGCATACGTATCGGTGAACTGCTTCTGCTCACGCTCCGCCCACGCCTGCAGCGTGTCGCCGGACGCAGCGGACGTAATGCGAACAGTCAGCGACTGCTCGCCATCCTCGCTCTCGTAGGACAGCTCCTCGCCCCACTTATCCTCCGTCCACTGGTCGGGAGCGTCGAAGACTAGACCGTACTCCGTCTCCACCGTCTTACGGCTCTGATAGACCGAGATGTCCTTCAGCTGCTTGTTGTCTGCATCGTGCTCCATCACGAAGGAATCGAGCAGGTCGTTATAGCTGTTCAGCTTGAAGCTGTTCTGGTACAGATCCTCGCTCAGCACTGCAAGCGTGACGAAGTACAGCTTATCCCCCTTCTGATACAAGCGGGTCTGGTAATATTCCTCCCCATGGCCGCCCTGACCGACGAGCTTGGCATACGTGGCAGGCTGCCCGTTCACGACCTGCTTCTCCAGCACCGTACTCACATAGCTCGAATCCGTCAATCGACGCAGCAGTCCTAGAGGCGACATGTTCGGCGTCTGCTTCTCCTGCACCTCAATCTTAATCGCGAATTCACCCTTGGCATCGGCGAACGCGACCTTGTTGCCCTGCTCATCCTGAGCGACCTTAATGAGACCCGCAGGATACTTCATCGACCAGCCGTAATAGCTGTCCCCAATCTGGGTCTTGCCTTGATCGTCATCGATATAGGAGCCGTCCTCGGCCTGTGCCAGCGACGTCACGCCGGACTCATCCTCGCCGAGCACGAGCTCGACCGTCTTCTGCGCGCCGCCGGATTGCAGCGTCAGCTTCACCCGCTGCTCAGGCAAAAACTTCTTCAGCGCCTCGTTATACTGCACCAGCGTCGTCGTCGGCTGGGAGTCGATCGACAGCAGCACATCCCCTTGCTTCACGCCCGCAAGCGCAGCCGGTGATTCCGGTTCTACGTACGTCACCTCGAGACCCTTCGCGCTCGGAATGCCGACGACCGCCTCCCAGCTCTCTCCGAGCTCGGTGCCGATGTACGGACGCTTCACCTTGCCATACTTGAAGAAGTGGTCCAACACATGCTGCACCGTATCGACCGGAATCGCGAAGCCGAGACTGTCGACGCCGAACTCGACGAACTTCAGCGTATTGATACCGATCACTTCCCCGCTCATATTGACGAGCGCACCGCCGCTGTTGCCGGGATTAATCGCTGCATCGGTCTGAATGAGCTGATACTTGGACTGGACCGAGCGCTCCATACCGCTGACAATGCCGTACGTGACCGAGTTGCGGAGCGTGAACGACAGCGGTGTGCCGATCGCCATAACCGGCTCCCCTACCTTGATGTCCGACGCCTTCGCGAACGTCGCCGCGGCAAGCCCCGTCGCTTCAATCTTCACCAGAGCAAGGTCGCTCTCCTCATCGTAGTGCGTCGTCTTGCCGGAGTACGACTTCCCGTCCGACGTCACGACCGTAATATTATTCATATCCTTCACGACATGCGCATTGGTCAAAATGTACCCCTCACTCCGCACGATAACACCCGTGCCATGAGCAAGATTATATCGACTCGCCTCCCACAGCTTCACGTTGCCCGACGGCTTGCCGATAATCGCGACGACCGACGACGTCGTCTTGGCGAC
Above is a genomic segment from Paenibacillus sp. YYML68 containing:
- a CDS encoding PAS domain S-box protein; this translates as MAPIVYNELELYRNAFLYDSVGKAIVNYNGDWVKVNASFCRLLGYSERELQDTNFYELFFKEPSVGLLNEIFENDNEYIELELHFEPVTDKPIWLMMVITLIGLAHKPHHFIVQIMDITARKSYERKIHRMNTEINLILDSVNEGIFGFDTNTSSIYWNQAAERMTGFRKEEISFDRLHDLIHHTNWEGEHLEMKDCPIFTAIQQGDRLYLPNELFWHKDGSSFPVEVAVNPIIDNDVHVGSVITFTDISERMKSKELLIRSEKLSIAGQLAAGIAHEIRNPLTSLKGFIRLIQSSDSPSKQRFYLNIMDEELHRIEHILSELLMLAKPQSTCFSFSDLSETIQQVVSLLQPQALLKNMELIYCPQAARSEIYCDPNQIKQVIINLIKNAMEASAEDTTIRITLCSDDTSVYVSVQDEGPGMTQELMDKLGEPFVTTKERGTGLGLMVSYSIIRNHQGTIDVSSTVGEGTTFTISLPFEQVTQD
- a CDS encoding Dps family protein is translated as MSPLLSALNQQIANWSVLYIKLHNYHWYVKGNQFFTLHVKFEELYNEAALHIDELAERMLALRGEPVATMKGCLELASVQEAAGGEDANGMVASIVKDFEVLLGELKAGMELADQEGDETTGDMFLAIYSSLEKHTWMLSAYLG
- a CDS encoding ATP-binding protein, whose product is MALQASIPLTNKLHVQNGSHVLYFFKQVDKYIQHAVDFIVKGIELEHYIIVIETIDMYTIMLQKLELMVEPELITHYVRYINQVEFYETYEDFRYERVLNNLGDIIAPYLEKRIEVRMWGQVGWQDQEGMAEKISHYEDKCDITLSELGFITVCCYNANHVSASIQLACMETHPYLMTDDALVLSTLYRHKHSLSHSVLFPELSAQAELESQMDLYKQKLDFVHVVSHEVRNPLTVIKAYSRLLMNKVSEPQDQERLKQIGDYVELIDNEISHIISTEQMLSTEALWRRKLTLPKELVLQVIEVMSIKARTQNIQLLHEVQLQGWEKLMSNATGFKLIISNILSNAIKYSDEGRTVQFKAYCAGGELVLETIDQGCGMSDDQLVRLFQKYEKTNDQRGGQGIGLFMVKQLVEHHQGDIEVQSELGAGTRVTVRLPLH
- a CDS encoding phosphatase PAP2 family protein, which encodes MNKPFPLRLAILFTAVWAGLAAVFAVIDLPLAIAVYNPASEWGLFLQTYGEHPTVFLVWLAAQVPLSLSRFLTPPLRLASRLLLYTVSLAAGYALVLMTVQRAMHAHLSIIGVILVLLAVLTLTLLVQAALTRVQPDRLKQLHRAAWLTLLLFGAELALVHLLKLGWGRIRFRDLLPDHSNFTSWYVPMGPTGGRSFPSAHSSNSWALLTLPAMVAALHASLSFRWAAWIFAIGWASLTSLSRVVIGAHFASDVLFGACITITLLVLLQRCLPLHRDLTPTSKQRSSDGPQSAHTAVYATRLETTGGNPSAPLAFRP
- a CDS encoding S1C family serine protease; this encodes MKMLNRISKKAAQATAIVLLASTLSVPAVYAASAEEQRRVIPDVVAKTTSSVVAIIGKPSGNVKLWEASRYNLAHGTGVIVRSEGYILTNAHVVKDMNNITVVTSDGKSYSGKTTHYDEESDLALVKIEATGLAAATFAKASDIKVGEPVMAIGTPLSFTLRNSVTYGIVSGMERSVQSKYQLIQTDAAINPGNSGGALVNMSGEVIGINTLKFVEFGVDSLGFAIPVDTVQHVLDHFFKYGKVKRPYIGTELGESWEAVVGIPSAKGLEVTYVEPESPAALAGVKQGDVLLSIDSQPTTTLVQYNEALKKFLPEQRVKLTLQSGGAQKTVELVLGEDESGVTSLAQAEDGSYIDDDQGKTQIGDSYYGWSMKYPAGLIKVAQDEQGNKVAFADAKGEFAIKIEVQEKQTPNMSPLGLLRRLTDSSYVSTVLEKQVVNGQPATYAKLVGQGGHGEEYYQTRLYQKGDKLYFVTLAVLSEDLYQNSFKLNSYNDLLDSFVMEHDADNKQLKDISVYQSRKTVETEYGLVFDAPDQWTEDKWGEELSYESEDGEQSLTVRITSAASGDTLQAWAEREQKQFTDTYAPAYRKVKGIVKSEIADSSALENRYSYSMGDKWQHVHTLYILKDKYKYELALTYSEDADEQEVDQALGELRDSIRFPKEAYNRSLGYIQDEDDLLDANRTLTYTNTKYRYAIKTPEAWFDYEDDDTDTYMKLFSFEGGSLTIAADDQIGLQEEINSVEKSYKKNAEADAEYKYTKTEEQLFGTKVTKLVTHYKSRNVPYTQNDYVFEKNGVVYSVTIEINDAVRTEERWKQLQDALASMTFTDKS